In Desulfomicrobium escambiense DSM 10707, the DNA window GGGCCTGATAGCGAAGGCCGGCCTGCTTCTGGTCCCAGAGCTCCAGGAGCACGCCCTGCATGGCCGTCTGCTCCAGGGTCCCGGCGATGTGCGCCGACTGCAGCCTGGTCATGAGGATGGCCCTGGGCTCGCGCCGGAACTGGGACTGGCCCTGCCAGACCGTCAATCCTGGCCGGTCGGCCAGCTTGCGGGGGCCTTTGCCGCCGTCGCGGTGCACTAGGGAGAAATCATCGGGCACAAAGGGATTGAGGTCCGGCAGGGCCAGCTTCATGCCCTGCCCCAGCTCCGCCCAACGCGCCGTGTCGGCCGCGGCGACGGGGCGCACGCTGTAGGGTGTCTGATAGAAGAAGGCCTCGCGGTCCGTCGGCTGGTCCGGACCTACGTGGAAAATGCGGGCATTGGCCGGCGTGAGCATCCCCACCAGCTCCCTGACCGCCGCGGCGTCATAGGAATCCAGCCGGTAGGGACCGTAATTGACGTCCTCCACCGGGTGGCGGAGCATGGTCCCCGCGGCCTCGGCCACATAGTCGAAGCCGCTCGTCAGGGGCGCGAAGCGGAACTCCATGGACATCATGTTCCCAAGCTGGTCGACGTACTCCTGGCCGATGCCCCTGGACCGCAGCATGTCGAGATAGGAGAAGACCGTGGCCAGGATCTCGTCGCGCCGCCGGTCGCCGTCCTCCGTCAACTGCAGAAAGAGGGACATGGTCACGCCGTTGCGCAGGGACGTCGTGTCCCCGCCTGCGGAAAGCCCCAGGACAAGTCCGCGCCCGCGCAGGTTCGCCACCAGGGAATTGTCGGTCTCGGTGCCGAGCACCGCGGCCGCGACCTGCAGGGGCTTGGTGGACGGATTGTCGAACTTCTGCGGCAGTACGAAATCGATGGTCATGCTGCGGGTCTCACGCACGGGCCGGACACCGAAGACCACGCCGCGCTCGGCGTCCGTCACCGGAGGGACCGAGGGCTCGCGGACCTGCGCCCCCCGGTCGGGAATGACGCCCAGCTCGGACCGGGCCAGACGCTCCAGCTCGTCCAGGCTCTGGGGCCCGTAGAGCACGCCTTTCATCAGGTTGGCCGAGTACCAGGTGTGGTGGAAGCGGACCAGTTCGTCGTGCAGACGGCTGCCCGGCTTGTCCGACAGGGTTTCGAGATTGCCGCCCGTGAAGCGCGTGGCCGGGTGGGCCGGGTTGAGGGTCGAAAGGGTCAGCATGGCGATTCGCCGGCCGTCGCTGTGCTTCTTGGACTCCATTTCGGCGTTGACGGCGTTGCGTTCCTTGTCGGCGTAGACCGGGTCGAGCAGGGGCCGGGCCAGGGTGTCGGCCATGCGGCGCAGGGCCTCGGGAAAGGCCGGCGGGTCGACCTCCATCATGTAGGTCGTGGAGGTGTATCCCGTGGCCGCGTTGGTCTGGCCGCCGTTTCTGGTTATGAAGGACTGGTACTCCTCGGCCCCGGGATAGGACTCGGAGCCCAGAAACAGCATGTGCTCCAGGTAGTGCGCCAGGCCCGGCTGGGAGTCGGGGTCGTCGAGGCTGCCCACGGGCAGGGCCAAGGCGGCGGCGGCCTTGGAGGCGCGCTCGTCGTGGACCAGCAGAACCGTGAGGCCCGAGTCCAGGGTCAGAGCGCGGTAGTCGCGGTAATCGGTGTCGGAGACGCGCACCTGGGCCGCCAGAGCCTGGGTCGCGACGAGCAGAAAGAGCATGACGAAGCGGAATATGCGCATGGCTGCACCTCGGGTGGTCGTGTGGAAAACGGGCGTCGCCGTCTCGCTCGACGAGCCCGGGCGACGAAAGGTTACGGTAAAACCGTTCGGGGCGACGTCAAGGGCTAGTCCGAAAGGGCCAACCGCGCCCCGAGTCCGGCCAGAAGGCCGCCGCCCAGGCGCTTGAGCCACAGCGCGGCCCGGCCGGTTCCGGCCAAGCGGCGATGCACGGCTCCGGCCGCCACGGCCACGAATAGGCACCACAGGGTGCCCGTGGCCACGAAGGTCAGGCCGAGCATCAGGAAGGCCAGGCCAGGATGGGTCGCGCCGGGGACGATGAACTGCGGGAGGAGGGCGAGGAAGAAGAGGGCCACCTTGGGGTTCAGCACGTTGGTCGCCACGCCCTGGAGATAGATGCGGCCCAGGGTCCGGGGCGCCGTTTCGAGCTTCCCGGGGCCTTCGGGCCGAGACAGCAGCATGGTCAGGCCGAGCCAGACCAGGTAGGCGGCGCCTGCCCATTTGACGATCTGGTAAGCCGTGGCCGAGGCGGCGACGATGGCCGTCAGCCCCGCGGCGCCGAGCAGGGTGTGGACCACGGCGCCGCTGCCGATGCCTAAGGCCGAGACCATGCCCGCCCCGCGCCCTTGGGAGACGCTGCGGCCAAGGATGTAAAGGGTGTCTGGACCGGGATAGAGGTTCAGCGTCACGGCCGTGAGCAGAAAGAGCGGATAGTGGACGATGTCGAACATGAGTTCCTCCTGCCGAAGAAGGCTTGCCCCGGGGCGGGCCTGCGTGTAGCCCGTGCCCATGAACGCCTTCCTCAAGCTCCTGAAAGATTCTCCCGGCGGCCCGGTCTTCAACCCTTGGCACCAGCGCGACCCGCTGCACGACGCCTCAAACCGGGCGCCCGCCGTACGGCGCGAGCAGCTCGCCTCCTATCTCGGAGAGCGCCGAAAGGCCACCACCATTCTCCTGGCCGAGGCCCTGGGCTACCAGGGCGGCCACTTCACGGGCATCGCCATGACCTCCGAGCGCCTGCTGCTGGGGTACCTGCGTCACAAGGGGCTGGGCCCGGAGATGGTCTTCGCGGCCGCGCCGCGCCGCACCAGCCGCGAGGACGTGCGCCCCGACGGCTTCACGGAACCCACGGCGACCATCGTCTGGGGCGCCATGCGCGAACTGGGCGTGGACCCGCGCGACGTCATCCTGTGGAACGCCTTCCCCTGGCATCCCTACAAGCCGGGCATCGGGCTCCTGAGCAACCGCACGCCCACGGAAGACGAGGTGCTGCTGGGCAGACCCGTGCTCCTGGCCCTGAAGTCCTTCGTCCCCCAGGCCGAAATCCTGGCCGTGGGTCAGAAGTCGGCGGCCCTGCTGGCGAACATGGGCATCACCGCCCCGGCCCTGCGGCACCCGGCCAACGGCGGGGCCGGGCAGTTCCGGGAGCAGTTCGCCCGCATCGTGAAAAATCGGATCGGATGAACGGCATGCGTTGACACGGCCCCTCGCCCTCGGGATATGGTGCAGGAAAATTCACCCCGGAGGCGAACATGAAATACCAGAGCCCATACACCCCCGACTTCAGCAAACGCGACCCCCTGCCCGGCGTGGCCGAGGAATTCCCCGGCCGCTGGTCCCCCCGCTCCTTCGTCAGGTCGCCTATCCCGGCCGAGGACCTGGCCGTCATCTTCGACGCGGCCCGCTGGACGCCGTCCGCCTACAACGAACAGCCCTGGCGCATCCTGACCTCCACCCCCGAGACCTTCGACACGTTCCTGGGCCTTTTGGTCGACGCCAACCAGAAATGGGCGAAAAACGTCTCCCTCATCGGGTTCATGGTGGCCAGGAAGAACTTCACCCACAACGGCAAGCCCAACTCCACGGCCGTGTTCGACTGCGGCTCGGCCTGGATGTCCCTGACCATGCAGGCCCGCAAACTCGGTCTCTATACCCACGGCATGGCCGGCATCCGAAAGGACGCCATCTACGAGGCCTTCGGCATCGACCGGGAGGAATACGAGGTCGTGGCCGGCTTCACCATCGGCATCCTGGACCTGAAGGAGAAGCTCGACAAGCCCTATGCCGACTGGGAGGGGCCGTCGCCGCGCAAACCCCTGCCGGAAGTCTGGAAGCAGGGAGCCTGGTAAAAGAACGGGCCGCGCTCCACCTGGAACGCGGCCCTTTTTCGTGCGCAGGGACGGCCGTCAGGCCCCGAAGATCTTTTTGCGGAACATGAAGAAGGCAGCGCCGAGGATGCACAGGCCGGCCCAGACGTAGTCCATGCTGGGCTTCTCCTTCATGTAGATGATGGAAAAGGGGATGAAGACCGACAGGGCGATGCACTCCTGCAGGATCTTGAGCTGGCCGACGTTCATGACCTGATGCCCGATGCGGTTGGCCGGGACCTGCAGCAGGTACTCCAGCAGGGCGATGCCCCAGCTGGCGAAGGCCGCGATGACCCACGGCGTGTGGGACAGGTTGCGCAGATGCCCGTACCAGGCGAAGGTCATGAAGATGTTGCTCAGGGACAGCAGAATGATGGTTGTCAGATAGAAACGCATGGCGCCCGCCTCGGCCCGGACCGGGCCGCAATCGTGGAAGATATGGATGCGGCTGGGTGTAGCAGGGCCCCGGGAAAAAACAAGACGTCCGCCAAAAAAATAAACTCTTTTATTCCAAGAAGCTACATCAGCCCATCGGCCATCCTGTACGCCTTCTCACGACCTTCGCAGAAAAATGGACTCGTCGAGCCTCCCGAACGGATCAAAGGCAGCCTTGCGGGCGAAGTGCACGGCCAGGAAGGCCGAGACCGTGGCCGCCGTGAAGATCGCGATCATGATCATGATCTGGTAGGCGATGGCCACGGCCGGGGACGAACCGCCCAGGATCTGGCCGGTCATCATGCCCGGCAGGGAGACGATGCCCATGGTCGCCACGGTGCCCAGCTGCGGGCCCACGGCCGCGCGCAGGGCGCTGCGCAGGAAGGGCCGCACGGCCTCGGACTCGCTGGCCCCCAGGGTCAGGTACTGGATGTGCATGTCGCGGTTGGCGCGCAGGTCCGAAAAGAAGCGGTCCAGGGCCACCACGTTGCTGCGCAGGATGTTGCCGAGCACCATGCCCATGAGCGGAACGAGATAGCGGGCCGAACCCAGGGTGGCGGGGTCGAAGACCAGCAGGAACCCGGCCAGGGTCAGCAGGGACGTCATCAGGTGGGCCGGCAGGACCGCCCGCAGGCACCTGCGCCACGACAGACCGCTCTGGCGCAGGATGGAGCCCGTGGCCACGACGATCATGACCAGCACCCAGGCCACGTTGAGGGCCAGCAGGTCCAGGCGAAAGACCCATTCGAGGTACACGGCCACCAGCCCGAGCTGCACGGCCATGCGCAGCATGGACACGATCAGGTCGCGGGTCAGCCTGAGCTGCAGGTGGCGGAAGACGGCCACCGGAAAAACGAGCATGACGGAAAAGAGGATCAGGGCCGGGATGGAGATGACCATGGTTTCGTTCATGGGAGCCTCCGGAGCTTTCCCGATTCGAGGGCGATCTCGGCGAAGCCGAAATCGAACCACTGCCGGTTGTGGGTCACGGCCAGGACGGTACGCGCCGTGTCCTGTGCGAAATAACGGACCACGGCCTCCAGGGACTCCTGGTCCAGGCTGGAGGTGACCTCGTCCAACAGGCAGAAGGAGCGCTCCAGCTGCAGGCCCTGGATGATGGTCAGGCGTTGCTGCTCCCCTCCCGACAACCGCCCGTAGGGGCTCGAGCGCAAAGCCGGGTCCAGGCCCATGGCCTCCATGAGGTGGTCCTGCATGGCCCGGTCCGCGCGGCGGGCGCGGTTGGCGGCGAAGGTGAAGGGCAGGTCCAGGTACTGTCCGGCCGAGCCGTCGAAAGGCAGCGGCTTCTGCCCGATGTAGAGGAAACGGGCGCGGTGTTCGGCCTGGTCCGCGGCGGTCACCGTGCGGCCGTCCCAAAGCACCTCGCCCTCGTCCACGGGCTCGAACAGCAGGGCGACCTTGAGGATGGTCGATTTTCCCGCCCCGGACGGTCCCGTCAGCACCAGGTGTTCCCCCGGAGTAACGGCCAGGTCGACCCGGTCAAGGATGACCCGCCCGCCCCGGCGCACGGTCACATTGCGAAGTTCCAGCATGTTCTCTCCATGAAATGACGAATCGATGACCCAACATTGCAGGCACGCTGCGGAAGATCAAGGCCGGGATCTCCCGCCCTGCCACAGCGTCATTCCCGCGCAGGCGGAATCCATCTTCGGACGGAACGAAACCAAGGGCATGAGCCCCGCCTGCAAAATACCCCCTACGCCTTCCCCTCCAGCAATTCCAACAGCACCGAGCCCAGCGCGGGCCCGTCGTGATCGGCGTGGGCGTAGCGCACCCGGGCCACGGGCTTGCCTATGCGCAGCACGCGCGCGATGTCGATGGGCGTGCCCGAAACCACGGCGTCGCAGGGCACGGCAGCGATGGTCGCCTCCAGGTCGCGGATCTGCCCCGGGCCGTACCCCATGGCCGGCAGCACGGGGCCGATGTCCGGATACGCGGCGAAGGTCTCGTCCAGACTGCCGGCGAGCCAGGGCCTGGGGTCCACCAGCTCGGCCGCCCCGCACTGCCGCGCGGCCAGGAAGCCCGCCCCGTGGGGCATGCCGCCGTGGGTCAGGGTCGGGCCGTCCTCGACCACCAGGACGCGACGCCCCCGGATGAGCTCCGGACGGTCCACGGTCAGGGGCGACCTGGCCAGGACGATGCGCGCCCCCGGATTGCAGGCCCGGATGTTCGCGAGCACGGCCTCGACCTGATCCGGCCGGGCCGTATCGACCTTGTTGATGACGGCCACGTCGCACATGCGCATGTTCGTCTCGCCGGGATGGTAGAGCAGTTCGTGCCCGGCACGGTGCGGGTCGAAGACCGTGACGTGCAGGGCGGGCCTGTAGAACGGCGTGTCGTTGTTGCCGCCGTCCCAGACGAGGACGTCCGCCTCGGCCTCGGCCTGCGCCAGAATCCTGGAGTAATCCACCCCGGCGTAGACCACCACGCCCATGTCCAGGATGGGCTCGTACTCCTCCCGCTCCTCGATGGTGCAGCGATGAAGGTCCAGATCGGCGTGGGAGGCGAAACGCTGCACGGCCTGGGCGCGCAGGTCGCCGTAGGGCATGGGGTGGCGCACGATGACCACCCGGCGCCCATCCTCCTGAAGCACGCGGACGATCTCGCGGCTGACCTGGGACTTGCCGCAGCCCGTGCGCACGGCGCACACGGCCACCACCGGCCTGGTCGTCGGCAGCATGGTGTAGGTTGCCCCGGCGATCATGAAGTCCGCGCCCGCGGCCGTGACCAGGGAAGCCTTGTGCATGACCTCGTTGTGGGTGATGTCGGAATAGGAAAAGACCACGAGGTCGACGGAGAACCCCCTGATGAGGCGCGCAAGCTCCGAGTCGGCGAAGACCGGGATGCCCTCGGGGTACATGTCCCCGGCCAGTTCCGGGGGGTAGACGCGGCCGTCGATGTCCGGAATCTGCGTGGCCGTGAAGCAGACCACGCGGTAGCGCGGGTTGCCGCGGAAATAGATGTTGAAGTTGTGGAAATCACGGCCGGCCGCGCCCATGATGATGACCTTTTCGACCATGGCAACCTCCATGCCCAGCTCTGTCCGACAAAATGGAAATTAAATATAGATATTGGAAATATAACATTCCAAATAGGGCATCGCGTCGACGCCCTCTATTTTCAAGCCATTATCATCAAAATGGAAACAAATAATTCCAGACGGACGCAGAACCGAGTATCACGCAGCGGTCGGCTCCGACGGGAAAGCGACCACGCCCCCCCCCGCAAACCCTTGCCGTTTCTGCATTGACCATTTTTCCGTCCGGCTTTGCCTGCTTCCTCGCGTTGTGGTAAGCTTTTTGCCATGAGTCCCGCATCGTTCCCTTCAACCCAGGCACAAGACGCAGCGCAAGGAGCTCGAACATGATCGTCGGCGTTCTCAAGGAAATCAAGACGCAGGAAAACCGGGTCTGCATGACGCCGGCCGGTGTGGAAGTCATGAAGCAGCACGGGCACACCGTGCTGGTGGAAAAGACGGCCGGTGTGGGCAGCGGCTTCGCTGACGCCGACTATGAGGCCGCAGGGGCTAAAATCGTCGCAGCCCCGGCGGACATCTACGGCCAGTCCGACATGGTCATGCACGTCAAGGAGCCCCAGCCTTCCGAATACGGCCTGATCCGCCCCGGACAGGTCGTCTTCACCTATTTTCATTTCGCGGCCGACGAGAAGCTGACCCGCGAGTTCATGCGGACCGGCTCCGTGGCCATCGCCTACGAGACCGTAACCGGCCCCCAGGGCGGCCTGCCGCTCCTGACACCCATGAGCGAGGTGGCCGGACGGATGGCCGCCCAGGAAGCCGCCAAGTACAATGAGCGCGTCCACGGCGGCCGTGGCATCCTGCTGGGCGGCGTGACCGGCGTGGCCCCGGCCAACGTCCTGGTCCTCGGCGGCGGCATCGTCGGCACCAACGCGGCCATGATGGCCGCCGGCCTGGGTGCCCGCGTCCACATCCTGGACATGAACCTCGACCGCCTGCGCTACCTCTCGGAGATCATGCCCAAGAACGTCACGCCGCTGATGAGTTCCCCGGCCAAGATCCGCGAACTGGCCAAGGAGGCCGACGCAGTCATCGGCGCGGTCCTCGTGGTCGGTGCCAAGGCGCCCAAGCTCGTGACCCGCGAGATGTTCAAGGACATGAAGCCGGGCTGCGTGCTCGTGGACGTGGCCATCGACCAGGGCGGCTGCTTCGAGACGTCGAAGCCCACCACGCACACGGACCCGATCTACGAGGTGGACGGCATCATCCACTACTGCGTGGCCAACATGCCCGGCGCCGTGCCCATCACCTCGACCATGGCCCTGACCAACGCCACCCTGCCCTACGCCCTGCAGATAGCGGACAAGGGCTGGCAGGCCGCCTGCAAGGAAAACCCGGGGCTCAAGAACGGCCTGAACATGGTTGGCGACAAGATCACCTTCAAGGGCGTGGCCGACGCCTTCGGCCTGCCCTACACGCCGGCCGAATCCTGCCTCTAGGAGTGGAAGAAACCCGCCTTTCGAAAGGCCGCTCCTTCACCGGGGCGGCCTTTTTGTCTTCCTGCGCACCGCGCTCGTCCCTCGACGAAGCCCCGGCGTTGACGGTATGGACGGAACACGGACGCCGCCGCACCCTTCCGGCCGACCCCAACCAACAGACAAGGAGGCTCCCATGCGCCTCGCACTGCTCTGCATCATTCTCCTGCTCTCCACGCCGGTCCTGGCCGCGCAACAGGTGGAGATCATCGAACTGCGCCACCGCACGGTCGAGGATGTCCTGCCCGTGCTGGAGCCCCTCGTCGAGCCGGGCGGGGCGCTGTCGGGCATGAACGGGCATCTCATCGTGCGCACCTCGCCCGCCAACCTTCAGGAGCTGCGGAAGGTGCTGGCCGTCATCGACCAACCCGTCCGCCAGCTGCTCATCCGCGTCAGCCAGAGCCGCGAGACGAGCGGCGCGAGGCGGTCCCTGGGCGTGTCCGGCGCAGTCGAGGTCGGCGACAACGTGCGTGTCGTCGCGCCGGGAGGGAACATGCCCGGCGGAACCGGGGTGGAGGTGCGCAGCGGCGGGTCGGCCGCCGGAGTGTACGGGCAGGACGTCCGAAGCAGCTCCTCGAGCGGCGCGGACCAGTTCGTGCGGGTCATGGACGGGGGCGAGGCCTTCATCAGGGTCGGCCGGTCCCTGGCCGTGCCCTTCCGCCGCGTAGAGATGCGGCCGGGCGGCGTCAGGGCCAGCCAGGGCGTGGTCTACGTCGACATCGGACAGGGATTTTCCGCCGTACCGCGCCTGTCGGGCGACCGCGTGACCATCGAGATCAGCCCGCAGTTCGACAGCCTCGCAGGCCGCGGACGCGACGTGGACACCCAGAGCCTCTCGACCACGGTTACGGGACGACTGGGGGAATGGATCGAACTCGGCGGCGGCGCCAGCCGAACGGACGAAAGCACGGGAAGCCCCACGGGCGCCGCGGCGCAGGAAACGCGCGACACCCGCAGCGTCTGGCTGCTGGTCGAGGAGGTGCGCTGAACCAGGGGCGCTCCGGCCCTCCCCGCACCCTCAGCCCTGCAGAGGAATCTGCAGCTCGACCTGGTTGTCCGCACTGCCCTCGTCAATCCAGTCCAGGTAGACCTCGCGGCCGACGGGCTGCAGCGCCTCGCCCCTTTGCAGGGCCTGCGGCGTGAAAGCGCTCCAGGCCGGCCCGATCCCCTTCATGGGCCCGCGGTACACGGTGCTCAGGCATTCGTGGGCGGCAACCTCCGCGCACGCGAAAGCGCCCTGACCGCGGCAGGCGTCAACCGAAAAACCGACCTTCATGGTGAACTCCCTGTCGGGAGAGCCGTCGCACCCTTCGTAGGTGAAGACGCAGGGACCGGTCACGGCCATGCCCCGGCTCTCGGCTTCGGCCAGGAGCATGGGGATGATCTTTTCGGCGTAGGCCGGGACATCGGGAATGGTCAGGGTCGTGACGGCCTCGATGGCCGTGTATGCCGGGATGCGCTTGCGCTCGATCTGCATGGGCCCTCCTTGGGGGGTCAGTGTTTCCGGGTTCAGTCAAAGGCGGCCACGATGGCGTCGAGCTGCGCCGCGATGCGCGAGGCGATGTCCGCGGTCTGGTCCGGCCGCAGGGGCAGCAGCGCGGCAAAGCCGGGCCTGATGGGCGGAGGGCCGCACTCGCCGCTGCACCCCAGGCCCATGGCGTGGACGACAAGGTCCGCCAGATGTAGGACGCCGGGCAGCATGGAATCCGGCGCCTTGAGGGGGTCGTGATGAAAGCCTGCGGCCTGGCTCAGGGATCTGGGCATACCCCAGCCCTCCAGGAGATGACGGCCCATGGTCCCGTGGTCCACGCCGAAGAAGAGGACCTCCTCGTCCATGAGCGGCCGGCCGTGCCGGAGGCCGCTGTTGATGCAGTACCGGGAGCGCTCCGGAAAGGCCGTGAAGAAGTACAGCCGGCCGATGTCGTGCAGCAGGCCCGCGACAAAGGCCTGCTCCGGCTCCACGGCCTTCGTGGCTTCGGCCAGGGCCTTGCTGGCCAGGGCGCAAGCCAGGCAATGTTCGAGGAAGGTTCGCATGTCGACCACGGACGCAGGAATCACCCCGAACTGCTCGACCATCAGCAAACTCGAGGCCAGCATGCCCACTTCCTTCTGCCCCACGATGGTCACGGCCCGCGAGACGGTCTCGACCTTGCCGTGGCAGCCATAAAGGGGGGAGTTAACCAGGCGCAGGAGGCGCGCCGTGAGCCCAGGGCTCTGCCCGATGATGGACACGATCTTCCGGCTGGAGGGTTCGGGGGTGGAGAGTTCCCGGTTCAGTTGGAAGGCCACGGCCGAGAGCTG includes these proteins:
- a CDS encoding DMT family protein — protein: MRFYLTTIILLSLSNIFMTFAWYGHLRNLSHTPWVIAAFASWGIALLEYLLQVPANRIGHQVMNVGQLKILQECIALSVFIPFSIIYMKEKPSMDYVWAGLCILGAAFFMFRKKIFGA
- the ptrA gene encoding pitrilysin, translating into MRIFRFVMLFLLVATQALAAQVRVSDTDYRDYRALTLDSGLTVLLVHDERASKAAAALALPVGSLDDPDSQPGLAHYLEHMLFLGSESYPGAEEYQSFITRNGGQTNAATGYTSTTYMMEVDPPAFPEALRRMADTLARPLLDPVYADKERNAVNAEMESKKHSDGRRIAMLTLSTLNPAHPATRFTGGNLETLSDKPGSRLHDELVRFHHTWYSANLMKGVLYGPQSLDELERLARSELGVIPDRGAQVREPSVPPVTDAERGVVFGVRPVRETRSMTIDFVLPQKFDNPSTKPLQVAAAVLGTETDNSLVANLRGRGLVLGLSAGGDTTSLRNGVTMSLFLQLTEDGDRRRDEILATVFSYLDMLRSRGIGQEYVDQLGNMMSMEFRFAPLTSGFDYVAEAAGTMLRHPVEDVNYGPYRLDSYDAAAVRELVGMLTPANARIFHVGPDQPTDREAFFYQTPYSVRPVAAADTARWAELGQGMKLALPDLNPFVPDDFSLVHRDGGKGPRKLADRPGLTVWQGQSQFRREPRAILMTRLQSAHIAGTLEQTAMQGVLLELWDQKQAGLRYQAQEAGLNLSVSGDEGVLIRIDGFSQHQADLLPRVLGFLNQEVTADEFELARTEQLRSLANMEKQRLFGQAMGAMRGLLKVPSWDHRAMEEATRGVTLDGLKAYMAAMRRDLRFTVFGFGNVTQDDVLAVADSVAPFIGPEAGEPGEAARILPVRGVVADYRRDSVLEDSALVEMFLDPAVGPESRARMLLLEGLLSTRFYSRLRTEEQLGYVATSFPVMFAHGAGIGFGVQSPVAGTADLADRFESFYFKALSQLRGVTDEEFESVRQGVLASLTKTPDTLDEEFGWYETDLRLGNAAFDGLERLVAAVEKAKLREVVRAYETLVLGPGGTRVLVQIQGSRFRDLGWADKKGAVQTPRFEEFHRVMGAQRYRGL
- a CDS encoding LysE family translocator; the encoded protein is MFDIVHYPLFLLTAVTLNLYPGPDTLYILGRSVSQGRGAGMVSALGIGSGAVVHTLLGAAGLTAIVAASATAYQIVKWAGAAYLVWLGLTMLLSRPEGPGKLETAPRTLGRIYLQGVATNVLNPKVALFFLALLPQFIVPGATHPGLAFLMLGLTFVATGTLWCLFVAVAAGAVHRRLAGTGRAALWLKRLGGGLLAGLGARLALSD
- a CDS encoding nitroreductase family protein is translated as MKYQSPYTPDFSKRDPLPGVAEEFPGRWSPRSFVRSPIPAEDLAVIFDAARWTPSAYNEQPWRILTSTPETFDTFLGLLVDANQKWAKNVSLIGFMVARKNFTHNGKPNSTAVFDCGSAWMSLTMQARKLGLYTHGMAGIRKDAIYEAFGIDREEYEVVAGFTIGILDLKEKLDKPYADWEGPSPRKPLPEVWKQGAW
- a CDS encoding cyclic 2,3-diphosphoglycerate synthase, producing MVEKVIIMGAAGRDFHNFNIYFRGNPRYRVVCFTATQIPDIDGRVYPPELAGDMYPEGIPVFADSELARLIRGFSVDLVVFSYSDITHNEVMHKASLVTAAGADFMIAGATYTMLPTTRPVVAVCAVRTGCGKSQVSREIVRVLQEDGRRVVIVRHPMPYGDLRAQAVQRFASHADLDLHRCTIEEREEYEPILDMGVVVYAGVDYSRILAQAEAEADVLVWDGGNNDTPFYRPALHVTVFDPHRAGHELLYHPGETNMRMCDVAVINKVDTARPDQVEAVLANIRACNPGARIVLARSPLTVDRPELIRGRRVLVVEDGPTLTHGGMPHGAGFLAARQCGAAELVDPRPWLAGSLDETFAAYPDIGPVLPAMGYGPGQIRDLEATIAAVPCDAVVSGTPIDIARVLRIGKPVARVRYAHADHDGPALGSVLLELLEGKA
- a CDS encoding ABC transporter permease; the encoded protein is MNETMVISIPALILFSVMLVFPVAVFRHLQLRLTRDLIVSMLRMAVQLGLVAVYLEWVFRLDLLALNVAWVLVMIVVATGSILRQSGLSWRRCLRAVLPAHLMTSLLTLAGFLLVFDPATLGSARYLVPLMGMVLGNILRSNVVALDRFFSDLRANRDMHIQYLTLGASESEAVRPFLRSALRAAVGPQLGTVATMGIVSLPGMMTGQILGGSSPAVAIAYQIMIMIAIFTAATVSAFLAVHFARKAAFDPFGRLDESIFLRRS
- a CDS encoding secretin N-terminal domain-containing protein — protein: MRLALLCIILLLSTPVLAAQQVEIIELRHRTVEDVLPVLEPLVEPGGALSGMNGHLIVRTSPANLQELRKVLAVIDQPVRQLLIRVSQSRETSGARRSLGVSGAVEVGDNVRVVAPGGNMPGGTGVEVRSGGSAAGVYGQDVRSSSSSGADQFVRVMDGGEAFIRVGRSLAVPFRRVEMRPGGVRASQGVVYVDIGQGFSAVPRLSGDRVTIEISPQFDSLAGRGRDVDTQSLSTTVTGRLGEWIELGGGASRTDESTGSPTGAAAQETRDTRSVWLLVEEVR
- the ald gene encoding alanine dehydrogenase, which produces MIVGVLKEIKTQENRVCMTPAGVEVMKQHGHTVLVEKTAGVGSGFADADYEAAGAKIVAAPADIYGQSDMVMHVKEPQPSEYGLIRPGQVVFTYFHFAADEKLTREFMRTGSVAIAYETVTGPQGGLPLLTPMSEVAGRMAAQEAAKYNERVHGGRGILLGGVTGVAPANVLVLGGGIVGTNAAMMAAGLGARVHILDMNLDRLRYLSEIMPKNVTPLMSSPAKIRELAKEADAVIGAVLVVGAKAPKLVTREMFKDMKPGCVLVDVAIDQGGCFETSKPTTHTDPIYEVDGIIHYCVANMPGAVPITSTMALTNATLPYALQIADKGWQAACKENPGLKNGLNMVGDKITFKGVADAFGLPYTPAESCL
- a CDS encoding HDOD domain-containing protein, translating into MEKLIDRVTPGETLAADITDGTGRVLYPRGATLNGSAIEALRQRGVSTVSVVGEHAPLNPSLLAKATERARKYYAGHDMAIPPGPVLLGLRVEAEAQRMEKGLPALLRECRKPVGDTPSPEELPTFCLDSFEPPQLSAVAFQLNRELSTPEPSSRKIVSIIGQSPGLTARLLRLVNSPLYGCHGKVETVSRAVTIVGQKEVGMLASSLLMVEQFGVIPASVVDMRTFLEHCLACALASKALAEATKAVEPEQAFVAGLLHDIGRLYFFTAFPERSRYCINSGLRHGRPLMDEEVLFFGVDHGTMGRHLLEGWGMPRSLSQAAGFHHDPLKAPDSMLPGVLHLADLVVHAMGLGCSGECGPPPIRPGFAALLPLRPDQTADIASRIAAQLDAIVAAFD
- a CDS encoding GyrI-like domain-containing protein; this translates as MQIERKRIPAYTAIEAVTTLTIPDVPAYAEKIIPMLLAEAESRGMAVTGPCVFTYEGCDGSPDREFTMKVGFSVDACRGQGAFACAEVAAHECLSTVYRGPMKGIGPAWSAFTPQALQRGEALQPVGREVYLDWIDEGSADNQVELQIPLQG
- a CDS encoding ABC transporter ATP-binding protein; protein product: MLELRNVTVRRGGRVILDRVDLAVTPGEHLVLTGPSGAGKSTILKVALLFEPVDEGEVLWDGRTVTAADQAEHRARFLYIGQKPLPFDGSAGQYLDLPFTFAANRARRADRAMQDHLMEAMGLDPALRSSPYGRLSGGEQQRLTIIQGLQLERSFCLLDEVTSSLDQESLEAVVRYFAQDTARTVLAVTHNRQWFDFGFAEIALESGKLRRLP
- a CDS encoding uracil-DNA glycosylase, which codes for MNAFLKLLKDSPGGPVFNPWHQRDPLHDASNRAPAVRREQLASYLGERRKATTILLAEALGYQGGHFTGIAMTSERLLLGYLRHKGLGPEMVFAAAPRRTSREDVRPDGFTEPTATIVWGAMRELGVDPRDVILWNAFPWHPYKPGIGLLSNRTPTEDEVLLGRPVLLALKSFVPQAEILAVGQKSAALLANMGITAPALRHPANGGAGQFREQFARIVKNRIG